The genomic interval ggttgctgctgctgctgccgcatttATTTAGCTCTGCTTTTTGGTCTATTAGCAGCGAATGAGATGCGGCTGCCACTGCGAAAGTTGCATTGCGATTGCGTGTGAGCTCTACGTGAATTATCATAAATTATCGCCAGCGGATTATGCGGCTTAGCTTcccataaacacacacatatgctcACATCTGTGTTCATCTGTGCATGTCCAAAATGTAGAACAAGACAATGCACCTTGTCTCGTTTCCTAGCATCAACATTTTCTACTTTCTCGCCACTCACCTGTGGCTTGCATCTGTGcgcaaatatgtttatatatgttatatatgcacacatatctATTCGAGATAATATACAGCTGACAACTCATTGTCAGACATTCCTcttgaaataataattaatttaatgaaaagcACAAATTATACAGGAGTCAACCAGTTGCTCTTGTTACGCAGCTGCAAAATAACTGCTGACAAAAGCTGTTTGTTATAGCATTTGAATTGGCAGCCTGAAAGTATGCTTTATTATTTAGTTATACTGAACAATGTGTTTAATTaaggaaaatatttgaaatgcagCACACGAAAGAAAATATGTAGAGAAAAACTCTTTGTATTCATCGTGTCCGTATGAAGGCAATTGAAGAGCTAACTAAGAGCTTGAGACATTTCctgttaaatatatgtgtactCTTGTATAAATCCGAATCGCTTAAAGAGTTCAGATTTGCCTCTTTCTGCCGCTTATATACACAAGAGTATGAAAATGGGGGACACATTCAATTCTCTATTCTTGGGTTTAGTATCGACACActaagtatattttttatgagtCATATGCTCGAGtagacaaatatatacattaatggaaaaaattaaattacaaaaactACGTTGGGTTTTGTTtctataattaaaacaaaagtttccATCGagtaatttgttttattataacaaaaacttgtatatacatttgtttAAAGGCAAATACTACTAAGGAAACCCGCGTAAAATAGAAATTCTATTCTGTGCTTCCGCCAAAGTAGATTAGAGAATAATTGCAATATGAATACCAACAAGTAATAATAATGCCAATTCGTTGCGAGTTCTATAGCTGCACTTTCATTAACTTTCTTATTGCCAACGACAATTTTCCAGCAATTCTGGCTGGCAAATCAACAATTTACACACAAATTGCGTTCATTTCGTTTTCTATGCACAGCATAGCTAATATCTGTGCCAAAATCTTTGCGTGTCAAAGCGAAAGACAAGAGCAGCCAAAAGCTGAGCATAAATGTAGAGGCAGGTGTCTGTGTATGTTTGGCCAAGTCTTTAACAGACTGCAGCCGATGAAAGTGGGCGTCAGAGCGAATATATCATTAAGCGCagcagtaaaaaaaataaaacagttcGAAATAATTACAAAGACTTGCTAATTACGACAATGAGCAATCAAAttggctggctgcctggcctggcctggcaaTTGCACTAAATCTGCAGCGAAGCTTTGCCGGAGCTTAGCTTAGGAACTGCATCCAACATGCATATTACGCTCTGAATAGCCAACAATTGGCGGCGAGGcgccaacaaaagcaaaactgGATGCAACGGCTGCCTGGCTAATTGTGGCAACTTCAAGTGTATAAATTTGTGGAGCAGCCGGCCGCACAAGATCAGTTGGCCAAGTGAGTTGGCCAGAACCACAGCACACAGACAGTCACAAGAGGGCCCCCGTAAAAGGATATACGACAACAAACAGCACACACAATGGATACGCGCTTGGGTCTACTCGCCGCCCTGCTGCTCGCAGTGCTCTATGCGGAGCGGCCCACCTCGGCGCTGGAGCTGGCCCACAACAATGCCACGGGCGGTGGCGAGAACGGGCTGTTGCGCACAGTGCGCCACGTGTGGGCACAGTGTGCCGAGAGCGAGGATATTTTTTGGTGCTGCAAGCTGCACGGCGCTCGGCTGCTGGGGCGGGCACTCAAGGTGCAGCAGCTCAGCATTGTGGATGGCGTTAATCTGGTGAGGCGTGCCGGCGCCGAGGAGACGCGCACAGGACGTGCCAGCATTGCCGAGCATCAGCTAAACAATCGCGATCTGGATCACATGTCCAGCAAGAGCCTGGATGCCCTGCTGTTGGAGCGCTTTCTCAACTTCCTGCACAGCCATCAGCTGCAGGTGAATCTGCCCCGGCTGCTGAGATATGGCGAGCGCAACAGCCAGGACTGGCTGCAGTCGCTGCTGGGCTACTTTGTGAATGGCAGTGAGAGTGAAAGCGACAGCGAGGGTCGCAAGAAGAAGGACGACAAAAAGTATCTGGGACCCTTCATAGCCGCCGTGCTGCTAAAGACGGCCATACTGAAAATGGCCTACCATTCGATTGCCATTGTGGCTGGCAAGGCGCTGATTGTGGGCAAAATCGCGCTGATCATCAGCGCCATCATTGGGCTAAAGAAGCTGGTCGGTCACGATGGCGGCGAGAAGACCACCTACGAGATTGTCAAGCATCCGCAGGTGCAGCAGAGCCACACTTACTCGTCGAGCCATCAGGGCGAGTATGACAGCGGCGGACATGATGGCGGTTCCTATCATCGCAGCATCGATGATGAGATGATGATGCAGGACAAGGCGTATCACGGCTGGTTGCCTCAGCCTGGCGTCGCTGCAGCCgcaggagctggagcaggGGGAGGAGTTGGCGCCGGCGCCGCCGCCAAGCTGTCCCGATAAATCTCGCGTAGCATCTAACGCAAAACCAAAGACCGAAAATTGTTTCGCATAGCTTCAATTTTGTCTGCAATTGTATTTACACTTGTTGACTTTCAACCtagttttagtttagtttacgATTATTTTTACCACAGAAATACACATAAAGCTAGAGAAAACCAGGCCGTCTGGTGGGCTCCGCCTCCTTATTGACTGCCAAATGCCGGCGACTGGGATGCTCCATCTCGTAGGCATAGTAGGCCTGCTCGTGACCGGGATGCGACTCCTCTTTGACCGTCTCCAGATGCACGCCGCTGTAATCATGCGTGGGCATGCTCCGATGCCAGCCGCTCTCATGACTGTGCCCCCCGCTGGCGACGATCACGTGCTCCGGACTACCACTGTGGCCACTCGAGCCCTTTTTTAGACTGCCCTGAAAAAGAGAGCGTAGCGCCAATGACTCGATCGGGCAGAGCTACTTGCTTCACACTCAGAGATAATACTTGCCTACTAAAAATCAATACCAAGCCGGCCAGGGCCCATTTCATAGATTAAGAACTATTTTTGTAGTGCCGAAATACAATATTCAAGTACAGTACTCAATCTAAGAAATGTATTACTTCAACTGCGAAGGTCTTAAGTCTTCGAATAGAACTCTCGGATcacataatttatataaatatattcctgatcagaaTCAAAAGTAACTTAATAGTTGCTAGGCTTGTGAAGCCAATATGTGTAAAGCGGACTTCTATGTAATCAATCTTTTATGGGCTCAATCGATCAATGCCTTCAAAAGTATTTAAGCTAGTGCCCTGCGTCAAGTTCCATCTCCAGCTCCATCTGTTCGTGCTGCAGGCAAAAGTGAAGTTGGATTCGACCGAAACTTGCTTCAATCACAAAAAAAGGTCGACCTCTGCGACTTCGCTTCAAACTCGACTAGTTTGGTTGTGTTTCAGCTGTACTTATACAGGCATGTCTTATATCGAACTTGTTGCTGATTCTAGCAAGTCGAACTTCGTTCTAATGGATGTGTTCGTCTTCGATATTCGAAAGCTCGAGTCTGTCCGTTTTGGCTAAGTCGATTGAGTATCAAAATAGGACGCAAGTGAATTAACAGATGCAGGgctcttttttcattttgttcttGCTCGAGTTAAGCTTAAAATCAAgataaattcatttttaactaaacaaattcaaaaacgaaatattcgtgaaaattttaaacaagAAAACTTGAATTCTATTCAGCTCACAATATAATTTAGCCGCAGCTTTTTTCTGAGTGTGGAAACCTGGTTCATATGTGTTATTAGATTGACTCACCAGCAGCGATATGGCCAGCGCTATTTTGGCCATTATGAAGGCTCCGCCTGCGATGAGTATGACCTTGCCGAGAAACATTTGTGCGAAAGTCGCGAGCATTATCATGCCGCCCATCATGGCCATGTTCTTATCTTTGTCCTTCTTCTTGCGACCTGTTTTGTTGAAACcgttttcatatttatttaattttttctattttataccctgaactcattgAAAAAGGGTAAAGAGTATATATTGGTATTGtgcaaatgtttaaaaaaaaacgacttagtttgtttatttttaatcaagACTACAAGCTGAGTCGGTCTAGTTACTTATGAATGACTGTCTGTCAGACTATCTGTCTTAACTGTATGTCTTAAAGCACGAATTGTTCCAGAAACTACAAAAGCTATATCCTAGAATTTCGAAAAACAAATTCATGTATTTAGAATGAGATTATTATTTCTTCTCGATGTATTGTCCTGCTTGACTCTCTTGCGAATATTTCTTCTTTCCGTctttaaaatgcatattttgaGATATAGCCTTGGGCTTTGGTaattacacacatttgtttgcCATATTCAAGTCCAGCTAAATTTATATAGATCGGACAATAGACACAGAAGTTGCTGAAGAACACATTTCTCATACATTGTATGGAGCTAAGCAAGAAGCAGATCGACGGCCgcggtgtgcgtgtgtgtgcatgtatttttGTGTGTAGAAGAAAGCTAGAGTGCTTGCAACGACAGCTCGAggctgggttcagggtatcttctagtcgggcactACCGACCAAAGCACTCTTGCGTGTTATCTTTACCTTtcattctcttttttttctttctcttttttcgCCTATC from Drosophila virilis strain 15010-1051.87 chromosome 2, Dvir_AGI_RSII-ME, whole genome shotgun sequence carries:
- the Osi11 gene encoding uncharacterized protein Osi11; amino-acid sequence: MDTRLGLLAALLLAVLYAERPTSALELAHNNATGGGENGLLRTVRHVWAQCAESEDIFWCCKLHGARLLGRALKVQQLSIVDGVNLVRRAGAEETRTGRASIAEHQLNNRDLDHMSSKSLDALLLERFLNFLHSHQLQVNLPRLLRYGERNSQDWLQSLLGYFVNGSESESDSEGRKKKDDKKYLGPFIAAVLLKTAILKMAYHSIAIVAGKALIVGKIALIISAIIGLKKLVGHDGGEKTTYEIVKHPQVQQSHTYSSSHQGEYDSGGHDGGSYHRSIDDEMMMQDKAYHGWLPQPGVAAAAGAGAGGGVGAGAAAKLSR
- the Osi10b gene encoding uncharacterized protein Osi10b; the encoded protein is MRQLVLFWLWLLLGTGQAQQLNQTKAESLWTTHSLARLLQQCLSGAEAWQCLGAQAERLLDAACQDNSSWQLSEYLSIEPQQRSQPQQELQTGRAETPGLAGKLLQLAAGRALRVRLPRQLTISNAIDEFGNELGLDQGRKKKDKDKNMAMMGGMIMLATFAQMFLGKVILIAGGAFIMAKIALAISLLGSLKKGSSGHSGSPEHVIVASGGHSHESGWHRSMPTHDYSGVHLETVKEESHPGHEQAYYAYEMEHPSRRHLAVNKEAEPTRRPGFL